From a region of the Pseudanabaena sp. ABRG5-3 genome:
- the aguB gene encoding N-carbamoylputrescine amidase, translated as MSSSKTVTIAVIQASLNADIATNVAKISELVSKAAHQGAQVILPPELFEGSYFCREERDLFFDWAQPVENHPTIAHFQKLAQELNVVIPVSFFERSGQVYYNSLAMVNANGALLGVYRKSHIPDGPGYEEKFYFRNGDTGFKVWDTTFGKIGVGICWDQWFPECARAMVLMGAEILLYPTAIGSEPEEPNLNTKDPWQRAMIGHAVSNVIPVAAANRIGLEGNQTFYGHSFIANHRGDKVAELNETEEGVILAEFDLAQVKLNRASFGFFRDRRPDLYQVLLSP; from the coding sequence ATGTCATCCTCTAAAACTGTTACGATCGCTGTTATTCAAGCATCTTTGAATGCAGATATTGCTACCAACGTCGCGAAAATTTCGGAGTTAGTAAGCAAAGCTGCTCATCAAGGCGCACAGGTAATTTTGCCGCCAGAATTATTTGAAGGTTCTTATTTTTGTCGAGAAGAACGCGATCTCTTTTTTGATTGGGCGCAACCCGTAGAAAATCATCCGACGATCGCCCATTTTCAAAAGTTGGCGCAAGAACTGAATGTTGTGATTCCTGTGTCATTTTTTGAGCGATCAGGGCAAGTCTATTACAACAGTTTGGCAATGGTGAATGCCAATGGTGCATTGCTAGGCGTTTACCGCAAAAGCCATATTCCCGATGGTCCTGGGTACGAAGAAAAATTTTATTTCCGTAATGGGGATACGGGTTTTAAGGTTTGGGATACGACCTTTGGCAAAATTGGTGTGGGAATCTGCTGGGATCAATGGTTTCCCGAATGTGCCAGAGCTATGGTGCTAATGGGCGCAGAAATTTTGCTATATCCTACTGCGATCGGTTCAGAACCAGAGGAACCTAACTTGAATACTAAAGATCCTTGGCAACGCGCCATGATTGGTCATGCCGTGAGTAATGTCATTCCTGTAGCTGCCGCAAATCGGATTGGCTTAGAGGGCAATCAAACTTTTTATGGTCATTCCTTTATCGCTAATCACCGTGGGGATAAGGTTGCCGAACTAAATGAGACCGAAGAAGGGGTAATTCTAGCTGAATTTGATCTTGCTCAAGTAAAACTAAATCGTGCTTCCTTTGGCTTTTTCCGCGATCGCCGTCCTGATTTATATCAAGTTTTACTATCGCCATAG
- a CDS encoding late competence development ComFB family protein, with protein MLGFVNILEEILVKETYHQIDELRPEIQPKVRVAEVVAYALNRLPPLFATSMSGWHYQYAYAVNELQPQISQLVRQGIKTVLFGDPLHDLTPLPNHLFTNSAGVLYQLSQILGRKHLRWRDVPVLVEAITTRSTYATKINNQTIIQSEEETVLQDASYLSRHTQALLSGSKRFREKRIAQQKEQELKQQSLCLYDASLCVIQGQVNYGSSSWALEKKVKDAAEMEYRALQSYTLQAQLGLVNVLDHLIFRAMEKIMKPELYNQINQAEVAAYALNRLPPMYATSDRGFKHLRQRAINEFARELVGAVRTGIMKVMQVAYTDVPPIYAYQFEKEYEQSMQVLRKLLNREDISLDNIVAIVQDLLLCKSA; from the coding sequence ATGCTTGGATTCGTCAATATTTTGGAAGAAATTCTAGTCAAGGAAACCTATCATCAAATCGACGAACTACGTCCAGAAATACAACCTAAAGTTAGAGTTGCAGAGGTGGTAGCCTATGCTCTTAACCGTTTACCACCATTATTTGCCACATCTATGAGTGGATGGCATTATCAATATGCCTATGCCGTAAATGAATTACAGCCCCAAATTTCACAATTAGTGCGGCAGGGCATAAAAACTGTCTTATTTGGTGATCCTCTCCATGATTTAACACCATTACCTAATCATTTATTTACCAATAGTGCAGGTGTACTTTATCAGTTAAGCCAAATTTTGGGACGTAAACATTTACGTTGGCGAGATGTTCCCGTTTTAGTTGAAGCAATTACTACGCGATCTACCTATGCAACCAAAATTAATAATCAAACGATAATTCAATCAGAGGAAGAAACTGTCTTACAGGATGCAAGTTATTTGAGTAGGCATACTCAAGCATTACTTTCTGGCTCAAAACGTTTTAGAGAAAAGCGCATAGCACAACAAAAAGAACAGGAATTAAAACAGCAATCATTATGTCTGTATGATGCAAGTCTTTGTGTAATTCAAGGACAGGTGAATTACGGAAGTTCTTCTTGGGCTTTGGAGAAGAAAGTCAAGGATGCGGCGGAAATGGAATATAGAGCGCTACAGTCCTATACTTTGCAAGCGCAGTTAGGTTTGGTTAATGTTTTAGATCACCTTATATTCCGTGCTATGGAAAAAATTATGAAACCAGAGCTATATAACCAAATTAACCAAGCTGAGGTGGCTGCCTATGCCCTAAATCGCTTACCGCCAATGTATGCAACTAGCGATCGCGGATTTAAGCATTTAAGACAGCGAGCAATTAATGAATTTGCGCGTGAGTTAGTGGGTGCTGTCCGTACTGGGATCATGAAAGTCATGCAAGTTGCCTATACAGATGTTCCGCCAATCTATGCCTATCAATTTGAAAAGGAATATGAACAATCAATGCAGGTATTACGCAAACTCTTGAACCGAGAAGATATTTCTCTAGACAATATTGTGGCAATTGTGCAGGATTTATTGCTGTGCAAATCTGCATAA
- a CDS encoding GAF domain-containing protein → MMNPANRGLSAVLTRITNKLQQDSLVHDALHELRQFLDVDRVALYYFYSHWKGQVTFEALSDHKYSIICSTGADECFKREYADLYMAGRIYWADDIETAPISDCHRDFLRSLQVRSNLVAPVLNNGKLWGLLVAHHCQNVKKWESSDITSMRLYSQGLSAAPSIQSEVIDV, encoded by the coding sequence ATGATGAATCCTGCCAATCGTGGTTTGAGTGCAGTTTTAACTCGCATTACCAATAAATTACAACAAGACTCGTTAGTTCATGATGCTTTGCATGAGCTAAGGCAGTTTCTTGATGTCGATCGCGTTGCTTTGTATTATTTCTATTCTCATTGGAAGGGGCAGGTAACATTTGAGGCTTTGAGTGATCATAAATATTCAATCATCTGTTCTACAGGCGCTGATGAGTGTTTTAAACGCGAATATGCCGATTTGTATATGGCAGGACGCATTTATTGGGCAGATGATATTGAAACTGCTCCTATTAGCGATTGTCACCGTGATTTCCTCAGAAGTTTGCAGGTTCGCTCTAATTTAGTAGCCCCTGTACTGAATAATGGCAAGTTATGGGGATTATTGGTGGCGCATCATTGTCAGAATGTAAAAAAATGGGAATCTTCGGACATTACATCCATGCGTTTATATTCTCAAGGGCTATCGGCAGCACCCTCGATCCAAAGCGAAGTTATAGATGTTTGA
- a CDS encoding geranylgeranyl reductase family protein, with protein sequence MYDCIVVGAGPSGGSASYHLAKRGRSVLLLEKESLPRYKPCGGGVSPMVQEWFDFDFSPAVALTVSNIRYTWQMGDPELVALATKEPVWMVRRDVFDHYLVQQAQKLGVELRDNTGVTGIEWKSDRWLVKTENDVFEARYVIAADGAKGTMAKWLGFKERKRRMGAALEVEAPHSAPDVSAAHFDFGSVQNGYIWNFPKPDGYSIGAGTFLGGEKQNLKELGAAYAQKFGIDITSIKQFGHPLCLWDGNQPLHTQNAILTGESACIVDPFTAEGIRPSLLTGMFAGQAIDQAIGGNADALKQYTQRVHEEWGEDMVWAQRIANIFYRIPSFGYKMGVKRPSASQRMGKILCGELRYRDVAGAAVKRLTKGLMGIK encoded by the coding sequence TACGACTGCATTGTTGTGGGAGCAGGTCCATCTGGTGGTTCAGCATCCTATCATTTGGCAAAACGAGGACGTTCGGTTTTGTTACTCGAAAAAGAAAGCCTGCCTCGATACAAGCCTTGTGGTGGTGGCGTTTCGCCGATGGTACAAGAATGGTTTGACTTTGACTTTTCTCCAGCAGTTGCCTTAACAGTCAGCAATATTCGCTACACATGGCAAATGGGTGATCCTGAACTGGTCGCGCTAGCAACTAAAGAACCAGTGTGGATGGTGCGCCGCGATGTCTTTGATCATTACCTCGTCCAACAAGCCCAAAAATTAGGCGTAGAACTCCGCGACAATACTGGCGTTACAGGCATTGAATGGAAAAGCGATCGCTGGTTAGTCAAAACTGAAAATGATGTCTTTGAGGCGAGATATGTAATTGCCGCCGATGGTGCAAAAGGAACAATGGCAAAATGGCTAGGTTTTAAAGAAAGAAAACGCCGCATGGGGGCAGCCCTTGAAGTCGAAGCGCCCCATTCTGCTCCTGATGTAAGTGCTGCTCATTTTGACTTTGGTTCTGTCCAAAATGGCTATATCTGGAACTTCCCTAAACCTGACGGTTATTCTATTGGTGCAGGTACATTTCTTGGTGGTGAGAAGCAAAATCTTAAGGAACTGGGTGCAGCCTATGCTCAAAAGTTTGGCATTGATATCACTTCCATTAAGCAGTTTGGACATCCTCTCTGTTTATGGGATGGCAATCAGCCATTACATACCCAAAATGCGATTCTTACAGGGGAATCGGCATGTATTGTCGATCCCTTCACGGCGGAGGGAATTCGTCCTTCCCTGTTAACAGGTATGTTTGCAGGTCAAGCGATCGATCAAGCGATCGGTGGGAATGCTGATGCACTGAAACAATATACCCAGAGAGTACATGAAGAATGGGGCGAAGATATGGTGTGGGCGCAGCGCATTGCCAATATTTTCTATCGCATTCCCAGTTTTGGTTACAAAATGGGAGTGAAGCGCCCCAGTGCCAGTCAACGCATGGGCAAGATTCTCTGTGGTGAGTTGCGCTATCGCGATGTCGCAGGGGCTGCGGTAAAGCGCCTCACGAAAGGTTTAATGGGTATAAAATAA
- a CDS encoding DUF2997 domain-containing protein, producing the protein MSQYQRIEYLIGKDGKIVERAIDMSGSECVAITAEIESNLGKVETRELLSSYYETSEQSLDHNAIEQVQYGQYDQQS; encoded by the coding sequence ATGTCGCAATATCAACGTATCGAGTACTTAATCGGGAAAGATGGCAAAATCGTTGAACGTGCGATTGATATGTCTGGTAGTGAATGCGTTGCTATTACTGCCGAAATCGAGTCGAATTTAGGCAAAGTCGAAACTCGCGAATTATTATCTAGTTATTACGAGACTTCTGAGCAAAGCCTCGATCATAATGCGATCGAGCAAGTCCAGTATGGTCAATACGATCAACAGTCCTAA
- the yidD gene encoding membrane protein insertion efficiency factor YidD — translation MKKLVILLIQFYRLFISPLFPPRCRFQPTCSQYALTAIDRFGLIKGSGLAVKRICSCHPWNIGGYDPVPELLQTDEPA, via the coding sequence ATGAAAAAACTTGTCATTTTATTGATTCAGTTTTATCGATTATTCATTTCGCCATTGTTTCCACCAAGGTGTCGATTTCAACCGACCTGTTCCCAATATGCCTTAACTGCGATCGATCGCTTTGGCTTAATTAAAGGTAGTGGGCTAGCTGTAAAAAGAATTTGTAGTTGTCATCCTTGGAATATCGGTGGTTATGATCCTGTGCCAGAATTGCTCCAAACAGATGAACCTGCATAA
- a CDS encoding MFS transporter translates to MTHLFDPPTPNFPEHHDPHHVDPHHADHQQTVETSDSQIDIISDAPVDSQSVLRNPNFLSLWSGQVFSQIADKIFLVLVIAIVSTQFQHEGETISGWVSAVMVAFTIPAILFGSIAGVYVDRWKKKTVLVSSNILRGALVLSIPLLLWITKNSVLPWGAPTGFWGLLCITFLVSTFTQFFTPAEQSAITLVVEKPKLLAANSLYTTTIMAALILGFALGEPLLALSDHLWHNVGQEVLVGGSYLLAGIILILLKTGETKEDLHRDSFHLWNDIKEGLQYLKHKKTSLSALIQLICTFSIIAALTVLAVRLAEVMPEIKSEQFGFLLAVASLGMAIGAGFVAKLGDRCSRQTLALVGSIGMAIFLTMLGFFSDRFGLGLVAIAGTGIFAGLCVIPMQTVIQEETPEDVRGKVFGLQNNAVNIALSLPLSVAGIAESYFGLQQVIFALSAIALFTGILTWYIARQLIES, encoded by the coding sequence ATGACCCATTTATTCGATCCGCCCACACCGAATTTTCCTGAACATCACGATCCCCACCACGTTGATCCACATCATGCCGATCACCAGCAGACCGTAGAAACCAGCGATTCGCAGATCGATATCATCAGTGACGCTCCCGTTGATTCCCAATCCGTCCTTCGCAATCCCAACTTTTTATCACTGTGGAGTGGTCAAGTTTTTTCGCAGATTGCGGACAAGATTTTTCTCGTACTCGTCATTGCGATCGTCTCTACACAATTTCAGCATGAGGGCGAGACTATTAGCGGTTGGGTTTCCGCAGTTATGGTGGCATTTACAATTCCTGCGATTTTATTTGGGTCGATCGCTGGTGTATATGTCGATCGCTGGAAGAAAAAAACAGTTTTAGTTAGCTCCAATATTCTGCGCGGAGCTTTGGTACTGAGTATTCCTCTCTTGCTCTGGATAACCAAAAATAGTGTTTTGCCTTGGGGCGCACCAACGGGCTTTTGGGGCTTGCTATGTATTACCTTTTTGGTTTCTACCTTTACGCAGTTCTTCACACCTGCTGAACAGTCTGCAATTACGCTCGTAGTCGAGAAACCCAAATTATTAGCCGCCAATTCTCTCTACACGACGACAATTATGGCGGCTTTGATTTTGGGATTTGCCCTTGGTGAACCGCTTTTAGCTCTATCTGATCATCTTTGGCATAATGTCGGACAAGAAGTTCTTGTCGGTGGCAGTTATTTACTAGCAGGAATCATTTTAATTCTTTTAAAAACAGGAGAAACCAAAGAAGATCTCCACCGCGATAGCTTTCATCTTTGGAATGACATCAAAGAAGGTTTGCAATATCTCAAACATAAAAAAACTTCACTATCCGCACTGATCCAGCTAATTTGTACTTTTTCGATTATTGCGGCGCTCACAGTGCTAGCAGTCCGTTTAGCTGAGGTCATGCCTGAAATTAAATCCGAGCAGTTTGGTTTTTTATTAGCAGTCGCCAGTTTAGGCATGGCGATCGGGGCTGGATTTGTAGCCAAATTAGGCGATCGCTGTAGTCGTCAAACCCTTGCTCTTGTTGGTTCGATTGGGATGGCTATATTTTTAACAATGCTAGGATTTTTCAGCGATCGCTTTGGATTAGGACTAGTGGCGATCGCAGGCACAGGGATTTTCGCGGGGCTATGCGTGATCCCGATGCAGACCGTAATTCAAGAAGAGACTCCTGAAGATGTACGCGGTAAGGTCTTCGGTTTACAAAATAATGCTGTAAATATTGCCCTCAGTCTGCCCCTATCTGTCGCAGGAATCGCTGAGTCCTATTTCGGATTGCAACAGGTAATTTTTGCTCTCAGTGCGATCGCTCTATTTACAGGCATCCTCACTTGGTACATTGCCCGTCAACTGATCGAGTCCTAA
- a CDS encoding winged helix-turn-helix domain-containing protein, with the protein MLLTEQPVSASKNTVGCILVVEDEAIIQEAIALALREEGYSIFLAEDGYKALQIAKTAVRLDLVILDVMLPSINGLDFCRILRHEGNNVPVLMISAKGNESDRIVGLEVGADDYLSKPFGMRELVARCRALLRRSRRDFVATNATVYKFGDITMYPDECRVTINDAEINLSPKEFRLLDLFMSHPRRVWSREQLLEKVWGVDFVGDSKTVDVHIRWLREKIEIDPSDPKHIVTVRGFGYRLG; encoded by the coding sequence ATGCTTTTAACAGAACAGCCTGTCTCAGCTTCTAAAAACACTGTCGGTTGTATCTTGGTAGTGGAAGATGAAGCGATTATTCAAGAGGCGATCGCTCTGGCTTTGCGAGAAGAAGGATATAGCATTTTCCTCGCTGAAGATGGTTATAAAGCTTTACAAATTGCCAAAACTGCGGTGAGGCTAGATTTGGTGATTTTAGATGTAATGTTGCCTTCGATTAATGGTTTAGATTTCTGTCGGATCTTGCGACATGAAGGTAACAATGTCCCAGTTTTGATGATTAGTGCTAAAGGCAATGAGTCTGATCGCATTGTAGGCTTAGAGGTTGGAGCCGATGACTATCTCAGTAAACCCTTTGGGATGCGTGAACTTGTAGCGCGTTGTCGAGCCTTACTGCGTCGTAGTCGTCGCGATTTCGTGGCAACCAATGCCACAGTATATAAATTTGGCGATATCACCATGTATCCCGATGAATGTCGCGTTACGATCAATGATGCAGAGATCAACCTTTCGCCAAAAGAATTTCGCTTACTAGACTTATTTATGAGTCATCCCCGTCGTGTTTGGTCACGGGAGCAGTTGCTAGAAAAAGTCTGGGGTGTGGACTTTGTTGGTGATAGCAAAACCGTTGATGTGCATATTCGCTGGTTACGCGAAAAAATCGAAATTGATCCGAGCGATCCTAAACATATTGTCACTGTGCGTGGCTTTGGTTATCGCTTAGGCTAA
- a CDS encoding glycosyltransferase family 4 protein: MNKKNYRLLFLSTPVGALGSGIGGGVELTLQNAAKALMAKGHEVEIVAPEGSVTNVTKLTQISGNSQVSAQTQVGTDMVVLPQNSVLENMWSYAREVQDQFDLLFNFAYDWLPLYLTPFFHRPIAHWISMASLSPVIDEMVSKTVKLCPKSIAVNTRACANTFRDGDRLMIMGKGIDVTQYNFVAKPETPSLAWVGRISPEKGLEDAAETAQATGLPLRVFGLIQDQDYWQQIQTDFPKAEIYYEGFLSTHDLQQKLGQSTALLMTPRWIEAFGNAAIEAFACGVPVISYRSGGLTEIVRHGKTGFLVDMGSVAGLIEAVSQLDQIDRFACRQQLEAEYSLEVWGDRLEKWFEQLITNYK, translated from the coding sequence ATGAATAAAAAAAACTATCGATTGCTATTTCTATCTACTCCCGTGGGCGCATTGGGTTCGGGAATTGGAGGAGGTGTAGAACTAACGCTTCAGAATGCCGCAAAGGCGCTCATGGCAAAAGGGCATGAAGTGGAAATCGTTGCTCCTGAAGGTTCGGTTACCAATGTCACGAAACTGACCCAAATCTCAGGTAATAGTCAAGTTTCCGCCCAAACTCAAGTTGGAACAGATATGGTTGTCTTGCCTCAAAATTCTGTTCTTGAAAATATGTGGAGTTATGCGAGGGAAGTTCAAGATCAGTTTGATTTATTATTCAATTTTGCCTACGATTGGCTTCCTCTCTATCTCACACCTTTCTTCCATCGCCCGATCGCCCATTGGATTAGTATGGCATCCCTTTCACCTGTAATCGATGAAATGGTTAGTAAAACTGTCAAACTTTGCCCCAAATCGATCGCTGTGAATACTCGTGCCTGTGCGAATACTTTTCGTGATGGCGATCGCTTGATGATTATGGGCAAAGGCATTGATGTGACCCAATATAATTTTGTAGCAAAGCCTGAAACCCCTAGTCTGGCATGGGTGGGGCGCATCTCTCCTGAAAAGGGGCTAGAAGATGCGGCGGAAACTGCTCAAGCGACAGGTTTACCTTTACGAGTGTTTGGATTAATTCAAGATCAAGACTATTGGCAACAGATTCAAACCGATTTCCCGAAAGCAGAAATCTATTATGAAGGATTTTTATCTACCCATGATTTACAGCAAAAGTTAGGACAATCGACTGCTTTGTTAATGACACCACGATGGATCGAGGCCTTTGGTAATGCAGCGATCGAAGCCTTTGCCTGTGGAGTGCCTGTGATTTCCTATCGTAGTGGTGGACTGACGGAAATTGTGCGTCATGGCAAAACAGGATTTCTGGTGGATATGGGAAGTGTCGCAGGACTGATTGAGGCGGTTTCTCAGTTAGATCAAATCGATCGCTTTGCCTGTCGTCAACAATTAGAGGCGGAATATTCTCTCGAAGTATGGGGCGATCGCTTAGAGAAATGGTTTGAGCAGCTCATCACCAATTACAAATAG
- a CDS encoding PHP domain-containing protein — MVTQTPLLISESSATSKLRKIFASVDAMSCPHRLNFHLHTVHSDGKMQAVDLIQQAIALRLSDLAITDHHAIAGYYLAKQYLDNFASQVHHPTALPTLWSGIEVNASLIFTEVHILGYGFDPNHGAMHPYLQGKTTAGLDYQAISVIKAIHSAGGLAVLAHPARYRRSPEDLIPAAAALGIDGVETYYGYDNSDPWKPSPKQTEEIRHLADIHGLMHTCGTDSHGFKISKRL; from the coding sequence ATGGTAACTCAAACTCCGCTATTGATCTCAGAGTCGAGCGCAACTAGTAAATTGCGAAAAATTTTTGCGTCTGTCGATGCCATGAGTTGTCCACATAGGCTGAACTTTCATCTGCATACGGTGCATTCTGATGGCAAGATGCAGGCTGTTGATTTAATTCAGCAGGCGATCGCTTTACGTCTATCAGATTTGGCAATTACCGATCACCATGCGATAGCAGGCTATTATCTTGCCAAGCAGTATCTCGATAATTTTGCGAGCCAAGTTCATCATCCTACGGCTTTACCAACACTTTGGTCAGGGATCGAAGTGAATGCCAGTCTGATTTTTACGGAAGTGCATATTCTCGGTTATGGCTTTGATCCTAACCATGGGGCAATGCACCCTTATTTGCAGGGTAAAACCACCGCAGGCTTAGACTATCAAGCAATTAGTGTAATTAAAGCCATTCATTCGGCTGGGGGCTTAGCGGTACTTGCCCATCCAGCCCGTTATCGGCGATCGCCTGAAGACCTGATTCCCGCCGCCGCCGCCTTGGGGATTGACGGTGTAGAAACCTACTATGGCTATGACAATAGCGATCCTTGGAAACCCAGTCCTAAGCAAACTGAAGAGATTCGTCATCTTGCGGATATTCATGGACTTATGCACACCTGTGGAACTGACTCTCACGGTTTTAAAATTAGTAAGAGGCTTTAA
- the recO gene encoding DNA repair protein RecO — MPKEYQATGINLKGMPLGEHDRLLTILTKEHGLIKAVAAGARKHRSAMAGRSGLFVVNDLQISVGRSMDRVKNAEMVQSFVGLGKTLAKLTAAQYLSELALMQALSAQPQEELFLVLVEHLNRIQNAENNHVLPCLAHGTYHLLAIAGFAPQVHSCCISQRPVIANRELPKWKAGFSIVGGGVINLEITDPPHGGNPNSDRSSNGMEILSSDEIHNRISHYLTATELLAIQELAQTDLTDNILKSHTTAWLTVERLLRAYAQYHFDRPIQSSALIDNCFFNI; from the coding sequence TTGCCCAAAGAATATCAAGCTACAGGAATTAATCTCAAGGGAATGCCCTTGGGTGAACACGATCGCCTATTGACAATTCTGACTAAAGAGCATGGCTTGATCAAGGCGGTGGCGGCTGGGGCAAGAAAACATCGATCCGCAATGGCGGGAAGATCGGGGTTATTTGTAGTGAATGATCTGCAAATTTCAGTGGGGCGATCAATGGATCGGGTAAAAAATGCGGAAATGGTGCAATCTTTTGTGGGTTTGGGGAAAACTCTGGCTAAGCTTACGGCTGCACAATATTTATCGGAACTGGCTTTAATGCAGGCGCTATCAGCTCAACCCCAAGAAGAATTATTTTTAGTATTAGTTGAGCATCTCAATCGCATTCAGAATGCCGAAAACAATCATGTCTTGCCTTGTTTAGCGCATGGTACTTATCACTTGCTCGCGATCGCAGGTTTTGCCCCGCAAGTACATAGTTGCTGTATCTCCCAACGCCCCGTCATTGCCAATCGTGAGCTTCCCAAATGGAAGGCTGGATTTAGCATTGTCGGTGGTGGGGTGATTAATCTGGAAATAACCGATCCACCTCATGGCGGTAATCCGAATAGCGATCGCTCTAGCAATGGTATGGAGATCCTCAGTAGTGACGAGATCCACAATCGGATTAGCCATTACCTAACAGCCACAGAACTCTTAGCTATTCAGGAACTCGCACAAACCGATTTAACCGATAATATTTTAAAGTCACATACAACAGCTTGGCTGACAGTCGAGAGATTGTTACGAGCCTACGCGCAGTATCATTTTGATAGACCAATCCAGTCTTCGGCACTGATTGACAACTGTTTTTTTAATATATGA
- a CDS encoding FAD-dependent oxidoreductase, with the protein MTDKPKVIVVGAGWAGLGATYQLTKQGYDVTLLEAGAQAGGLVAGWKTAGGRSVEAGIHGFWYPYRNIFSLVKELELDPFTPWTRSAQYSPAGLEVESPIFQDLPRLPSPLGTFAYTQFKRLPLSDRLSALPLMYAVVDFDNSDEAWKRYDGITARELFRQYGVSERLYRESFEPMLLVGLFAPGEQCSAAAALGMLYYFILAHQADFDVVWCRGTVGEKIFKPWCDRITSLGGKILTNRRVSDLRVDDSGKVTGVICGEETFDADAVIFSVGISGMQKIVSNSAALQKRREFRNLMNLGAIDVLAVRLWFDRKINIPRPSNACFGFDATTGWTFFDLNAIHDEYAGETGSVIEVDFYHANQFLPLDNQEIVTIVQQYLATCLPEFKKATVVDSSVIRLPRAVTHFAPGSYQHLLRPITSFPNLYMSGDWIITNHGSWSQEKAYVTGLEAANLVIQQFSQGNMAQILPIEADEPHIQIARSLNQNLRNLAKSLLPNFFLP; encoded by the coding sequence ATGACAGATAAACCAAAAGTAATCGTTGTTGGTGCAGGTTGGGCTGGTTTAGGCGCGACCTATCAACTCACTAAACAGGGCTATGATGTCACCTTGTTAGAGGCAGGGGCGCAAGCAGGAGGATTAGTAGCAGGTTGGAAGACCGCAGGAGGGAGATCGGTTGAAGCAGGTATTCATGGGTTTTGGTATCCCTATCGCAATATTTTTTCCTTAGTTAAAGAGCTAGAGCTTGATCCCTTCACTCCTTGGACGCGATCAGCACAATATTCTCCCGCAGGTTTAGAAGTGGAGTCGCCGATTTTTCAAGACTTGCCGCGCTTACCTTCACCCCTTGGCACTTTTGCCTATACACAATTTAAAAGATTGCCTCTTAGCGATCGCCTATCGGCATTGCCTTTAATGTATGCAGTGGTTGACTTTGACAATTCTGATGAAGCATGGAAACGTTATGACGGGATCACCGCACGCGAATTATTCCGTCAATATGGCGTATCGGAGCGGTTATATCGGGAATCCTTTGAGCCAATGCTATTAGTCGGATTATTTGCCCCTGGGGAGCAATGCTCGGCGGCGGCGGCTTTGGGAATGCTTTATTACTTCATCTTGGCGCATCAAGCGGATTTTGATGTGGTCTGGTGTCGTGGGACAGTGGGCGAAAAAATCTTTAAACCTTGGTGCGATCGCATTACCAGTTTGGGCGGCAAAATCCTTACCAATAGACGTGTTAGTGATTTGCGCGTTGATGATTCAGGCAAAGTCACAGGTGTAATTTGCGGCGAAGAAACCTTTGATGCTGATGCCGTAATTTTCTCCGTGGGCATTTCAGGAATGCAGAAAATTGTCTCGAATAGTGCGGCTTTGCAAAAACGGCGTGAATTTCGTAACTTAATGAATTTAGGAGCGATCGATGTCTTAGCGGTGCGCCTATGGTTCGATCGCAAGATCAATATTCCCCGTCCATCCAATGCCTGCTTTGGGTTTGATGCTACTACTGGCTGGACATTCTTTGATCTCAACGCGATCCATGATGAATATGCAGGAGAAACGGGATCTGTAATCGAAGTTGATTTTTATCACGCGAACCAATTTTTGCCCCTCGATAATCAAGAAATCGTAACAATTGTCCAGCAATATCTTGCTACTTGTTTGCCAGAATTTAAGAAGGCAACAGTTGTTGATAGCAGTGTGATTCGGCTACCTCGTGCTGTGACCCATTTTGCTCCTGGAAGTTATCAGCACCTATTGCGTCCTATTACGAGCTTCCCGAACTTATATATGAGTGGCGATTGGATTATTACTAATCACGGCTCATGGTCTCAGGAAAAAGCCTATGTCACAGGGTTAGAAGCAGCCAATTTAGTGATTCAACAATTCAGTCAGGGCAACATGGCTCAGATTCTCCCAATTGAAGCCGATGAGCCTCACATCCAAATTGCGCGATCGCTCAATCAAAACCTAAGAAATTTGGCAAAATCCCTGCTTCCTAACTTTTTCTTGCCATAA